One genomic region from Sphingobacterium sp. UGAL515B_05 encodes:
- a CDS encoding Crp/Fnr family transcriptional regulator, protein MIAAYFRSLRLFEEEEINQIVQLFEYRKLNKNDFFVKENQPCHEVAFIQSGIFRSYYSSANKEDITYCFRFPNTWIAAYSSFITGGPSTETMQAITPAELWTIKKNTIDTLATNSLKWTKYLKMIAEEQYLELEKRVFQLQKETASQRYANLLKDHPEFIQQLPLQYLASYLGITQRHLSRIRSEISF, encoded by the coding sequence ATGATAGCAGCATATTTTCGGTCTTTGCGTCTGTTTGAGGAAGAAGAGATCAATCAGATTGTTCAGCTTTTTGAATACAGAAAGCTGAACAAAAACGACTTTTTTGTTAAAGAGAATCAACCTTGTCATGAGGTTGCTTTTATACAATCAGGGATATTCCGTTCTTATTATAGCAGCGCAAACAAGGAAGATATTACCTATTGTTTTCGCTTTCCCAATACCTGGATAGCGGCCTACTCCTCCTTTATTACAGGCGGGCCGAGTACGGAGACCATGCAGGCCATCACCCCTGCCGAACTATGGACGATCAAAAAAAACACCATTGATACACTCGCCACGAATAGCTTAAAATGGACAAAGTACCTTAAAATGATTGCCGAGGAACAATATCTTGAGCTTGAAAAGCGCGTCTTTCAACTGCAAAAAGAAACCGCATCACAACGTTATGCCAATTTACTCAAAGATCATCCTGAGTTTATCCAACAACTTCCTTTACAATATCTTGCTTCTTATTTAGGCATCACACAACGTCATTTAAGTCGTATTCGCAGCGAAATTTCTTTTTAG
- a CDS encoding SusD/RagB family nutrient-binding outer membrane lipoprotein — translation MKLKLNIVGLLAMGLLSSSAFFTACSEDAMDKINENVNKPGDVQAKFILTDVITRTAFSNVGGDFNTYLSTYVEHEVGTYNQLWNAEHRINEPQRASTFNNTWGNVYTALKDARMVIEKCSEGGNQAGNYATLGMGQVMAAYNLALLTDMFGDAPYSEGFKPLEIRNPKLDKQEEIYKQVIAYLDAAIENLPKGDTHGSGGAGTNDLLYQGNGAKWLKFAYGLKARYGMRLLKVTTDKTKALNAILSDIEKSFTAASDEAKFAQYNTNNLNPLFDFQWSRDGLAASKSIADKMIERKDPRLNREFMTPKWVQVNDIATGNASYKLLAVNGENDQVQYRYLTSTFVFSQTAPTQLMSYHELLFLKAEAMQRLGQGASTIESVLKSAVTAAIANSEVSVKAAFNAPTVIANGTITETTAALTATDAASYFDKNVKPLFVANPLKEIANQKYLAFFGASGESTEMYNDIRRWKANGENLIELKNPGKFPLRLPYGNDDTTTNPNVQAAYGDGQYVYTENVWWAGGTR, via the coding sequence ATGAAATTAAAATTAAATATCGTAGGATTGTTGGCTATGGGGCTTTTGTCTTCGTCAGCATTCTTTACAGCTTGTTCTGAGGATGCGATGGACAAGATAAATGAAAATGTGAACAAACCAGGGGATGTACAAGCTAAATTTATCCTAACTGATGTGATTACAAGAACAGCATTTTCTAATGTTGGTGGAGACTTCAATACCTATTTATCGACTTATGTTGAACATGAGGTAGGTACTTATAATCAGCTTTGGAATGCCGAACATCGTATTAATGAACCTCAAAGGGCTTCCACGTTCAATAATACTTGGGGAAATGTATATACCGCTTTGAAGGATGCGCGCATGGTTATCGAAAAATGTTCTGAGGGAGGAAATCAAGCTGGTAATTACGCAACTTTAGGTATGGGGCAGGTAATGGCTGCTTATAATCTTGCTTTGTTGACTGATATGTTTGGCGATGCGCCGTATTCTGAAGGTTTTAAACCTTTAGAAATTCGCAATCCAAAATTGGATAAGCAAGAGGAAATCTACAAGCAAGTAATTGCTTATTTGGATGCTGCAATCGAGAATTTACCTAAAGGGGATACACACGGGTCAGGTGGAGCTGGTACCAATGATTTGCTTTATCAGGGGAATGGGGCTAAATGGCTGAAATTTGCTTATGGTTTGAAAGCTCGCTATGGTATGCGACTTTTAAAGGTGACTACTGATAAAACTAAAGCGTTGAATGCGATTCTTTCAGACATTGAAAAATCATTCACAGCAGCAAGTGATGAGGCAAAGTTTGCACAATATAATACAAATAACTTAAACCCATTATTTGACTTTCAATGGTCGAGAGATGGATTGGCGGCTAGTAAAAGTATTGCTGATAAAATGATCGAACGAAAAGATCCTCGTTTGAACAGAGAGTTTATGACTCCAAAATGGGTGCAGGTCAATGATATCGCTACAGGAAATGCATCTTACAAATTATTGGCCGTAAATGGGGAAAATGATCAAGTACAATATCGTTATTTGACATCTACATTTGTTTTTTCACAAACAGCACCAACGCAATTGATGAGCTATCACGAATTATTGTTTTTGAAAGCTGAGGCAATGCAGCGTTTGGGGCAGGGAGCATCAACAATTGAATCTGTTTTGAAATCCGCAGTGACAGCTGCGATAGCAAATTCTGAAGTTTCGGTTAAAGCGGCATTCAATGCGCCTACCGTTATTGCTAATGGTACAATTACAGAAACTACCGCGGCGTTAACAGCTACCGATGCGGCTAGTTATTTTGATAAAAATGTAAAACCATTATTTGTGGCGAATCCGTTAAAAGAAATCGCGAATCAGAAATATTTAGCTTTCTTTGGTGCATCAGGTGAATCTACAGAGATGTATAATGATATCCGTCGTTGGAAAGCAAATGGTGAAAATCTGATCGAATTGAAAAATCCAGGTAAATTTCCATTGCGTTTACCATATGGTAATGATGATACCACAACGAATCCGAATGTTCAAGCAGCATATGGTGATGGACAATATGTGTATACAGAAAATGTTTGGTGGGCAGGCGGTACACGCTAG
- a CDS encoding SusC/RagA family TonB-linked outer membrane protein: MKHKLLSFFVGSMILTSVAFAQEKKVSGRVTGADGKPLAGVTIAVQGSNVATQTDANGNYSLSVPTGKVIVFRSIGYSDKTLIVKEGQSAFNVTLNNSDNSLDEVVVTALGVKREKRELGYSAEQVPSKTINQASAVNLANGLQGKVSGLNVTTTSSSVNEDVKINLRGIRSLTGKNDPLLVLDGIQMDIKYLSSLNPNDVENVSVLKGGAAAAIYGPDARNGVIMVTTKKGSDNPIINLSHSTQWQNVSFFPKLQKQFGQGYDGIIDPVENWNWGPAFDGSTIDIGPKLPDGSQQTTTYSGTDERQKFYNTGVTNQTGVSLTSKDFFLSLEDALVKGIVPDDKNRRTGIRLNSQKEFGIFKAGVNFNYTQQNYDLYNQTAQADYFAAQNTGGNSGLFSQLINTPADIILSKYKDYKNDKFSTYENWFTNYGLNPYFSIGNWRKEGKKQDLITNLDLSLKATDWLNFTYRASLTSRNIAERNKTVGVNPSEWAINRGKDPIAGAIEEYNYNQTILTSDFFADVNTKIDDDFTFKGILGTYVRQNDWRITRVGADNLVVSELYNLSNRIGILSGSSNGYRTRLFSYYGSAGLNYKNWANIEVTGRWDKSSTLAMGNNSYFYPGVNAAVILTDAIPEWKSDAFNYLKIRGGWTKTANSDIDPYFLAATFSQPATSGFPFGSVPGLTANNTTYDPNLKPERINSTEAGFEAGLWNNRLTLEATYFYNKNTDQIISVNISEASGYSRSYRNAASFNSYGVDFGFNITPIIKFNNGGVNFKGSFLWNDSKVTSIDESLGLNELSIGGYVAAGNYAIKGLPAYQMRGTDYRRDDQGRIIVSSTTGRPSTSSDNVNFGRTLPKWIVNLTPSVHWKSFNLSAMFEHKGGHVVSFFGLGSDMAWTGVSEATAYNNREPFILPNSVIADPNNPGQYIENTSVKIGEKEPIYNYYTGEFRNTASNFIVSASQWRLRELSLTYDVPSEWLSARQKVIKGLSVALVGRNLALWLPKENKFMDPDFNSMTSDYPNAYGNVNANANPPVRNYGFTINAKF; the protein is encoded by the coding sequence ATGAAACACAAATTACTCAGTTTTTTCGTGGGTAGTATGATTCTGACTTCTGTTGCATTTGCGCAAGAGAAAAAAGTTAGTGGTCGTGTAACTGGAGCTGATGGCAAACCATTGGCAGGAGTAACGATTGCTGTACAGGGATCTAACGTCGCCACACAAACAGATGCGAATGGTAATTATTCGTTATCTGTACCAACAGGAAAAGTTATTGTATTCCGGTCTATCGGATATTCTGACAAAACTTTAATCGTTAAAGAGGGACAATCAGCTTTTAATGTTACACTTAATAACTCGGATAATTCGCTAGATGAGGTTGTTGTAACTGCATTGGGCGTAAAGAGAGAAAAAAGAGAATTAGGATATTCTGCTGAACAGGTTCCTTCAAAAACTATTAATCAAGCTAGTGCGGTGAATTTAGCTAATGGACTTCAGGGGAAAGTATCTGGGTTGAACGTCACAACAACAAGCTCTAGTGTTAATGAAGATGTAAAAATTAATTTACGTGGTATTCGTTCTTTGACAGGTAAAAATGATCCATTATTAGTGTTAGATGGAATTCAGATGGATATCAAGTATCTATCATCTCTTAACCCTAATGATGTAGAAAATGTTTCTGTACTAAAAGGCGGAGCGGCGGCGGCTATTTACGGTCCTGATGCTAGAAATGGTGTAATCATGGTTACTACAAAGAAAGGCTCAGATAACCCAATAATAAATCTAAGTCACTCAACACAATGGCAAAATGTTTCATTCTTTCCCAAATTACAAAAACAATTTGGCCAAGGATATGATGGTATAATAGATCCTGTTGAGAACTGGAACTGGGGGCCAGCCTTTGATGGTTCTACGATAGATATTGGACCTAAGCTTCCCGACGGTAGTCAACAAACTACAACTTATAGTGGAACGGATGAACGCCAAAAGTTCTATAATACAGGGGTTACAAATCAGACTGGAGTATCATTAACTTCAAAAGATTTCTTCTTAAGTTTAGAAGATGCTTTGGTAAAGGGTATCGTACCTGATGATAAAAATAGAAGAACCGGAATTAGACTAAATTCGCAGAAAGAGTTTGGTATTTTTAAAGCAGGTGTTAATTTTAATTATACCCAACAGAATTACGATTTATATAATCAGACAGCACAAGCTGATTATTTTGCAGCTCAAAACACTGGAGGTAATTCAGGCTTGTTTAGTCAGTTAATCAATACACCAGCTGACATTATTCTATCGAAGTATAAGGATTACAAAAATGATAAATTTTCAACCTATGAAAATTGGTTTACGAATTATGGTTTAAATCCGTATTTTTCAATTGGTAACTGGCGAAAAGAAGGTAAAAAGCAAGATTTGATAACCAATTTGGATTTAAGCTTAAAAGCGACAGATTGGTTAAATTTCACATATAGAGCGTCTTTGACTTCTCGTAATATTGCTGAAAGGAATAAAACCGTTGGGGTCAATCCGTCAGAGTGGGCGATTAATAGAGGTAAAGATCCAATTGCTGGAGCAATAGAAGAGTATAATTATAATCAAACAATCTTGACATCAGACTTTTTTGCTGATGTGAACACTAAAATCGATGATGATTTTACGTTCAAAGGGATCTTGGGTACCTATGTCCGTCAAAATGATTGGAGAATAACACGTGTGGGTGCAGATAATTTAGTGGTATCCGAATTATACAATTTAAGCAACCGAATCGGTATCTTATCGGGATCTTCAAATGGTTATCGTACTCGTCTTTTCTCCTATTATGGTAGTGCTGGATTAAATTATAAGAATTGGGCGAACATTGAGGTGACAGGAAGGTGGGATAAGTCTTCAACTTTAGCAATGGGAAATAATTCTTATTTCTATCCAGGAGTTAATGCAGCAGTGATCTTAACAGATGCCATTCCTGAATGGAAATCTGATGCATTTAATTATTTGAAAATAAGAGGGGGATGGACTAAAACAGCAAACTCAGATATTGATCCCTATTTTTTAGCAGCAACTTTTTCTCAACCTGCTACAAGTGGTTTTCCATTCGGTTCAGTTCCCGGCTTAACTGCTAATAACACTACTTACGATCCTAATCTTAAACCTGAGCGTATTAATTCTACTGAAGCAGGGTTTGAAGCTGGTTTATGGAATAATCGTCTGACTTTAGAAGCAACGTATTTTTATAATAAAAATACAGATCAAATTATTAGTGTAAATATTTCCGAAGCTTCTGGTTATTCGAGGAGTTATCGTAACGCAGCTTCTTTTAATAGCTACGGTGTGGATTTTGGTTTTAATATTACACCAATTATCAAATTCAATAATGGTGGAGTAAATTTCAAGGGAAGCTTCCTGTGGAATGATTCTAAAGTAACCAGTATTGATGAAAGCCTTGGGTTGAATGAACTTTCAATCGGTGGATATGTGGCCGCAGGAAATTACGCAATCAAAGGATTGCCTGCCTATCAAATGCGTGGAACTGATTATAGGCGGGATGATCAAGGGCGTATAATTGTAAGTTCAACAACGGGTAGACCTTCTACCTCGTCTGATAATGTGAATTTTGGTCGTACTTTACCAAAGTGGATTGTCAATTTGACGCCTTCGGTACATTGGAAGAGTTTTAATCTTTCAGCGATGTTTGAGCATAAAGGTGGACATGTTGTATCGTTTTTTGGTCTAGGATCTGATATGGCTTGGACTGGTGTTTCTGAAGCTACTGCTTATAATAATAGGGAACCATTCATTTTGCCGAATTCTGTTATTGCTGATCCAAATAATCCAGGTCAATATATAGAAAATACATCGGTTAAGATCGGCGAAAAAGAACCGATTTATAATTATTATACTGGAGAATTTAGAAATACAGCTTCCAATTTTATTGTAAGTGCAAGTCAATGGAGGTTACGTGAACTTTCTTTAACATATGATGTTCCTTCGGAATGGCTGTCAGCACGTCAAAAAGTAATTAAGGGGCTATCTGTAGCTCTTGTAGGGCGTAATTTAGCTTTGTGGTTACCAAAAGAAAATAAATTTATGGATCCTGATTTTAATAGTATGACCTCAGATTATCCGAATGCTTATGGAAACGTCAACGCAAATGCAAATCCACCAGTTAGAAATTATGGATTTACAATTAATGCTAAGTTTTAA
- a CDS encoding Crp/Fnr family transcriptional regulator — MEQLLEYIRKFGQLDLREENLIRQAFEKKSIPKSSYFVACGKINNSIAFVESGVFRSLYYNSKGDDFTRYFIYEGRFIGDLQSFLDRTPSNDYIESLTDTEIWSLDFDNFTLLEKEIKVWPLLMAKLYGFVVESKLKTANTMMNLDAKERYLLFLKLYPGLANRVPLAMLASYLGITASSLSRIRKNI; from the coding sequence ATGGAGCAATTACTGGAATACATCCGAAAATTTGGACAGCTCGATTTGCGAGAAGAGAACTTAATTCGACAGGCATTCGAAAAAAAAAGTATTCCAAAGTCAAGCTATTTTGTCGCTTGCGGTAAAATAAACAATAGCATTGCTTTTGTGGAATCGGGAGTATTCCGTTCGCTCTATTACAACAGTAAAGGCGATGATTTTACCCGTTATTTCATCTATGAAGGTCGTTTTATTGGGGATCTTCAGAGCTTCTTGGATCGAACACCATCCAATGACTATATAGAATCCCTTACAGATACCGAAATCTGGAGCCTTGATTTTGACAACTTTACACTCCTTGAAAAGGAAATTAAAGTTTGGCCATTGTTAATGGCCAAACTTTATGGTTTTGTGGTGGAAAGTAAGCTAAAAACGGCAAATACCATGATGAATCTCGATGCCAAAGAACGCTATCTACTATTCTTGAAGCTTTACCCTGGTTTGGCCAATCGTGTTCCATTAGCCATGTTAGCATCCTATTTAGGGATTACCGCATCATCCCTGAGCCGGATTCGGAAAAATATCTAA
- a CDS encoding adenylosuccinate synthase has translation MDILIGLQWGDEGKGKFIDLIGSDYDIIARFNGGANAGHSIYYQGNKVTLKLLPSGIFSSHVKNIIGTGVVVDPLAFKAEIEELAHIMPDQDLVDRILISQKAHLVLPTHRYWDIYMEQSPLYRTIGTTKNGIAPSYSNKILRQNLRVGDIHSDSFNTDVYQILNRQYNELQLLGQEMPAFEELYHDFIQGCASLKQVPIIDTEIFLNKAIRDGKKVLAEGAQATLLDIDHGSYPYVTSSNTIASAACVSLGVSPKLVDKIYGVTKAYCTRVGNGIFPTEITGQAANDLREKGAEFGSNTKRPRRVGWLDLPALKYAVMLNGVTQLVLTKADILNEMAAIPVCTHYKIDEQKISLAFPQSAEQEIKPIWKYLKGWNTDFSNIKQANLLPETLGAFISFLEDELQVPITYLSTGPQREELINLAK, from the coding sequence ATGGACATTCTAATTGGGCTCCAGTGGGGAGACGAGGGTAAAGGAAAATTCATTGATCTGATCGGAAGCGACTATGATATTATCGCCCGATTTAATGGCGGCGCGAATGCCGGACATAGTATCTATTATCAAGGTAACAAGGTTACACTAAAACTACTTCCATCAGGCATCTTTTCGTCGCATGTCAAAAACATTATTGGCACCGGTGTGGTGGTTGACCCATTAGCATTCAAAGCGGAAATCGAAGAACTAGCGCACATTATGCCAGATCAAGATCTCGTTGATAGAATTTTGATATCCCAAAAAGCGCATCTCGTTTTACCGACCCATCGCTATTGGGATATCTATATGGAACAGTCCCCATTGTATCGGACGATAGGAACGACCAAAAATGGAATTGCACCAAGCTATTCCAATAAAATACTAAGACAGAACCTTCGTGTTGGTGATATTCACTCGGATAGTTTTAATACGGACGTATATCAAATTTTAAACCGTCAATACAATGAACTACAGCTTTTGGGACAAGAAATGCCTGCATTCGAAGAGCTTTACCACGATTTTATTCAGGGATGCGCTTCCTTAAAACAAGTGCCAATTATAGATACTGAAATCTTTCTGAACAAGGCAATCCGAGATGGCAAGAAGGTATTGGCGGAAGGTGCGCAGGCAACCCTGCTTGACATCGACCATGGAAGTTATCCTTATGTGACCTCATCAAATACGATTGCCTCCGCAGCCTGTGTAAGCTTGGGTGTGTCGCCTAAACTGGTGGACAAAATTTATGGTGTTACAAAAGCCTATTGCACCCGTGTGGGTAATGGCATTTTTCCAACGGAGATCACAGGACAAGCTGCCAATGATTTACGGGAAAAAGGCGCTGAATTCGGTTCCAATACCAAGCGTCCCCGTCGTGTCGGCTGGCTGGATCTTCCAGCATTAAAATATGCCGTCATGTTAAATGGAGTCACTCAGCTTGTTCTTACGAAAGCTGACATCTTGAACGAAATGGCTGCCATCCCCGTCTGTACACATTATAAAATAGATGAACAAAAAATTTCCTTAGCATTTCCCCAATCCGCTGAACAAGAAATTAAACCAATCTGGAAATATTTAAAAGGTTGGAATACCGATTTCTCTAACATCAAGCAGGCAAACTTACTTCCAGAAACCTTGGGTGCATTTATCTCCTTTTTAGAAGACGAGTTACAAGTTCCCATAACGTATCTTTCAACAGGACCTCAACGTGAAGAATTGATTAACTTAGCGAAGTAA
- a CDS encoding porin: MKKALLLLALIGPVVALAQNNNAPSSYDPHDIKITGYLQTQFQKAQSPGITSFSGGDFSKNSDNRFMIRRGRLKIDRVDTYSSIVFQLDATQDGVQLMDAFIQLRHPSQKGLSLTAGLFNRPFGYSIVYSSGYRDFPERARVFQTLMPRERDLGGMVSYHPGGKAKFLNLDLALVNGSGHSAKDYDSKKDLIGNLAFKFDSLADKKLHLGFGGSFYKGSVRNDTKTYYTPNSNGYTAHTSDDNEGKAIGRNYYGANLQVEFDSSLGKSSFKTEYVAGDQPGVAGGTDIKGPYASRSFTTQPTTDLYQRKFNGYYLWFTQEIAKTGITALLAYDVYDPNTKASGMTIGMPDNFTADGDVKFSTLGYGLAYQINNRIKLTVYNEHVTNETTSLPNFSADLKDNVFTTRLLYRW, translated from the coding sequence ATGAAAAAAGCACTTTTACTCTTAGCCCTGATAGGTCCTGTCGTAGCGCTTGCGCAAAATAATAATGCGCCCTCCAGCTATGATCCACATGATATCAAGATTACGGGGTACCTTCAGACACAGTTTCAGAAAGCGCAATCTCCCGGAATTACTTCATTTTCGGGTGGTGATTTTTCAAAGAATTCGGATAACAGGTTTATGATCCGCAGGGGACGTCTTAAAATTGACCGCGTGGATACGTACTCCAGTATTGTCTTTCAGTTGGATGCAACCCAGGACGGTGTACAACTGATGGATGCTTTTATTCAATTGCGCCACCCAAGCCAAAAAGGTCTAAGTTTAACGGCGGGTCTTTTCAATAGACCTTTTGGATATTCCATTGTGTACTCATCAGGCTATCGTGATTTTCCGGAACGGGCACGTGTATTCCAGACGTTGATGCCACGCGAACGTGATCTTGGAGGGATGGTAAGCTATCACCCTGGCGGTAAAGCTAAATTCTTAAACTTAGATTTAGCCTTGGTGAATGGTAGCGGCCATTCGGCTAAAGATTATGATTCCAAAAAAGATCTGATCGGTAATCTTGCTTTTAAATTTGATAGCCTAGCAGATAAAAAACTCCATTTGGGGTTTGGTGGCTCGTTCTATAAGGGTTCGGTTCGTAACGATACCAAAACCTACTATACACCCAATAGCAATGGGTATACAGCGCATACCAGCGATGATAATGAAGGTAAAGCCATCGGCAGAAATTACTATGGAGCTAACTTACAGGTCGAGTTTGATAGCAGCTTGGGAAAGTCCAGTTTTAAAACAGAATATGTTGCCGGTGATCAGCCAGGGGTGGCAGGTGGTACCGATATCAAAGGTCCTTATGCCAGTAGGAGTTTCACGACCCAACCGACAACAGACCTTTATCAACGAAAATTTAACGGATATTATCTTTGGTTTACGCAAGAGATTGCTAAGACCGGTATAACTGCGCTGTTAGCATATGACGTCTATGATCCAAATACTAAAGCAAGTGGCATGACAATCGGCATGCCTGATAATTTTACGGCCGATGGTGATGTTAAGTTTAGTACGCTGGGCTATGGTCTTGCATATCAGATTAACAATAGGATAAAATTGACCGTATATAATGAGCATGTGACGAACGAAACGACAAGTTTACCAAACTTTTCGGCTGATCTGAAAGATAATGTCTTCACTACAAGGCTGCTTTATCGCTGGTAA
- a CDS encoding NAD(P)H-dependent oxidoreductase: MQKKILIINGHPNRESFNFGIANAYQEAAVASGATVRTIHIIDLDFNPNLEFGYRKRTELEQDLLLAWEDILWADHLVWIHPVWWGGLPALMKGFIDRLFLPGRAFQYRENSLFWDKLLKGKSARIITTLDQPSWYYALVYGRPSVNQLKRSTLQFCGISPVKVTYIGIIKTSDPIKRNKWLQKVQRLGHKQA; this comes from the coding sequence ATGCAGAAAAAAATACTTATTATCAATGGTCACCCGAATCGGGAATCCTTCAATTTTGGCATTGCAAATGCTTATCAAGAAGCTGCGGTAGCGTCCGGAGCTACAGTACGAACAATCCATATTATTGACCTGGACTTCAATCCAAACCTTGAATTTGGTTATCGTAAACGGACAGAACTGGAACAGGACCTACTTCTTGCCTGGGAAGACATATTATGGGCGGATCATTTGGTCTGGATACATCCCGTTTGGTGGGGCGGTCTTCCTGCCTTGATGAAAGGCTTTATCGATAGATTATTTTTACCTGGACGGGCCTTTCAATACCGCGAAAATTCTCTTTTTTGGGACAAATTGCTAAAAGGAAAATCTGCCCGGATCATTACAACACTCGATCAACCAAGTTGGTATTATGCATTAGTTTACGGCAGACCAAGTGTTAATCAACTCAAAAGATCCACCCTTCAATTTTGTGGAATATCGCCGGTTAAAGTCACCTATATCGGAATTATCAAAACTTCCGATCCTATTAAACGAAATAAATGGCTACAAAAAGTACAACGGTTGGGACACAAACAAGCTTAA
- a CDS encoding SusD/RagB family nutrient-binding outer membrane lipoprotein — translation MKNKVIIALFSAAIAMTGCKDSFFDINENPNNPTEPTVKASYLLPMVLKQTATRMGTQYSWAASWSGYWGRGSDFGPSLPLENYDITPSYQQAQWANSTTSWYDVLTDADFMEKKGKATNEEFYVGVAKVMKSIGFMYLVDMYNNVPYSDALRGDAAVAPKYDKGEDIYKDLLVQLDSARLIFKKGLAISDEIRSADVLFGGDLTKWRKLANTQALKLLIHQSEFNKNPGAEIAKITGDGSGFIESDKSANLTIAFAMAANQVNPVYSTYVANQNGTLADGFNRVSNYLLNRYKNTNDIRYQYLFLPARNPVDPNNRWVGKDLGATNVKGASSSQESIVIGTGILKDGTQPLWLMTSVESLFLQAEAIQRGWITGDAKTAYENAVKESFKWLKVTDASTVSTAFLLSPSANWATATNKLELIINQKYLSLPGINNFEAYVDYRRLGFPKDVPLSKNTSVGTRKIPLRLMYPQNEYSFNNANVKAQGDIDPQKSTIFWDVN, via the coding sequence ATGAAAAATAAAGTTATAATAGCACTATTTTCAGCAGCCATAGCAATGACGGGATGCAAAGATAGTTTCTTCGATATTAATGAAAATCCTAATAATCCTACCGAGCCTACGGTCAAAGCTAGTTACTTGTTACCTATGGTATTAAAGCAAACTGCTACACGTATGGGAACTCAATATAGTTGGGCTGCTTCGTGGTCCGGATATTGGGGCAGAGGAAGTGATTTTGGACCGAGTTTACCATTAGAAAACTACGATATTACCCCATCATATCAACAAGCACAATGGGCAAATAGCACCACATCTTGGTATGATGTATTGACTGATGCTGATTTTATGGAGAAAAAAGGCAAAGCGACAAACGAGGAATTCTATGTTGGAGTTGCGAAAGTTATGAAATCAATTGGCTTTATGTATTTGGTCGATATGTATAATAACGTACCTTATTCGGACGCTTTAAGAGGAGATGCAGCTGTTGCTCCCAAATATGATAAAGGGGAAGATATATATAAGGATTTGTTAGTTCAGCTTGATTCTGCTCGTCTTATTTTTAAAAAGGGACTAGCAATTAGCGATGAGATTAGAAGTGCTGACGTATTATTTGGTGGTGATCTGACGAAATGGCGTAAGCTGGCCAATACGCAAGCATTGAAATTATTAATTCACCAATCCGAATTTAATAAAAATCCAGGCGCTGAGATCGCAAAAATTACGGGAGATGGAAGTGGTTTTATTGAATCTGATAAATCGGCAAATCTTACTATTGCCTTTGCGATGGCAGCAAATCAGGTAAATCCGGTCTATTCAACCTACGTTGCCAATCAAAACGGTACCTTAGCAGATGGATTTAATCGCGTAAGTAACTATCTATTGAATAGATATAAGAATACTAATGATATTCGTTATCAATATCTGTTCTTGCCAGCCAGAAATCCAGTTGATCCTAACAATCGATGGGTAGGTAAAGACCTTGGAGCAACAAACGTAAAAGGGGCATCTTCATCTCAGGAATCAATTGTAATTGGTACAGGTATTTTGAAAGATGGAACACAGCCTCTATGGCTAATGACCTCGGTAGAAAGTTTGTTCTTACAAGCTGAAGCTATTCAGCGGGGCTGGATAACAGGCGATGCAAAGACAGCTTATGAAAATGCTGTCAAAGAATCATTCAAATGGTTGAAGGTTACTGATGCTAGTACAGTATCAACTGCATTTTTGTTATCACCGTCTGCGAACTGGGCGACAGCTACGAATAAGTTAGAATTGATTATAAATCAAAAATATCTTTCTCTTCCAGGTATAAATAACTTTGAAGCTTATGTAGATTACAGGAGGTTAGGATTTCCTAAGGATGTGCCTCTTTCTAAAAATACAAGTGTTGGCACTCGGAAAATACCTTTGCGTTTAATGTACCCGCAAAATGAGTATAGTTTTAATAACGCAAATGTAAAGGCTCAAGGAGATATTGATCCGCAAAAGAGTACGATCTTTTGGGATGTAAACTAG